One segment of Polaribacter huanghezhanensis DNA contains the following:
- the lptC gene encoding LPS export ABC transporter periplasmic protein LptC — protein MNFSSKKIFKNIVAISIVAMFFSCTNNSNEVRTFFTAKNLPVGVAKDFAHVYRDSGRTTSKLFALLLKDFSNRENHPYNEFPKGLKLITFENNGKDSITILADYAISYSKTLITELRGNVVITNHTDQSKLYTDQLFWDQNTDYFFSEKKFRLISPDNDIKGIGFESKKDLTKFLAKKLSGELITKEN, from the coding sequence ATGAATTTTAGTTCAAAGAAAATATTTAAAAACATTGTTGCTATTAGTATAGTGGCAATGTTTTTTTCTTGTACTAATAATTCAAACGAAGTAAGAACGTTTTTTACCGCTAAAAATTTACCTGTTGGTGTTGCAAAAGATTTTGCACATGTGTACAGAGATTCTGGACGAACAACATCGAAGTTGTTTGCTCTTTTATTAAAAGATTTTAGCAATAGAGAAAATCATCCATATAATGAGTTTCCTAAAGGATTAAAATTGATAACATTTGAAAACAATGGGAAAGATTCGATTACAATACTTGCAGATTATGCAATCTCATATTCTAAAACATTAATTACAGAATTAAGAGGGAATGTTGTAATTACAAATCATACAGATCAATCAAAATTATATACAGATCAGTTATTTTGGGATCAAAATACAGATTACTTTTTTTCTGAAAAGAAATTTAGACTAATTTCTCCAGACAACGACATTAAAGGAATTGGATTTGAATCTAAAAAAGATTTAACGAAATTTTTAGCAAAAAAACTATCTGGAGAACTAATTACAAAAGAGAACTAA